The DNA region GCTGCGCGCCATTATGAATGGTCGCGGCGACGAGGTGGTAGAACTGGCGAAAACCAACTGGCTGCGGTAAAACAGAGAGGCTATACGGGCGGGCGCAAGGCCCGCCTTTTTTTTCCGCCACGTTCAGGAGCATAAGGTGATCGATTTACGCAGTGATACCGTGACCCGGCCCAGCGCCGCCATGTTAAGCGCGATGATGTCTGCCGAAACCGGGGATGACGTCTATCGTGATGATCCCACCGTGAATGCGCTGGAGGCGGAAGCGGCGCGGCTCAGCGGCAAAGCCGCGGCGCTGTTTTTCCCGACCGGCACCCAGGCCAACCTGGTGGCGCTGCTGAGTCACTGTGAACGTGGCGATGAATATATCGTGGGCCAGCAGGCGCACAACTACAAATATGAGGCGGGCGGTGCGGCGGTACTGGGCAGCATTCAGCCACAGCCTGTTCTGGCCGCGGAGGATGGCACGCTGCCGCTCGACGTGGTGGCGGCCGCCATCAAGCCGGACGATATTCACTTCGCCCGCACCCGTCTGCTGAGCCTGGAGAACACCCATCACGGCAGGGTTCTGCCGCTGGACTATCTGGAGCAGGCCTGGGCCTTTACCCGCCAGCATCAGCTGGCGTTGCACATCGATGGCGCCCGCATTTTCAACGCGGTGGTCGCCCAGCAGACCACGCTGGCGGCGATCGCGCGCTATTGCGACAGCCTGACCATCTGTCTCTCCAAGGGTCTCGGCACGCCGGTAGGCTCCCTGCTGTGTGGCGACACGGCGTTGATCGCGCGCGCCCGTCGCTGGCGCAAAATGACCGGCGGCGGCATGCGGCAGGCCGGTATCCTGGCGGCGGCCGGTCTCTATGCGCTAGAGCACAACGTGGCGCGCCTGCAGGAGGATCATGACAACGCCGCCTGGCTGGGCGCGCAGTTACAGGCGCTGGGCGTCAGCATTATCGATCAGCAGACCAACATGCTGTTTGTGGCGGTGCCGGAAGATCAGGTCACCGCCCTGGGGGAGTGGATGAAGGCGCACGGCGTATTGATCAGTGTCGGGCCCCGTACCCGGCTGGTCACCCATCTGGATGCAGACCGGGCGGCGCTGGCACAGGTTGTCGCGCACTGGAAAGCCTTCCTGCAACAGCGCTAACCGCGCTACTCCGCCGCGCCATACTTTTCCAGCAGCGCGGCGGCGATCGCGGCGGTTTCTGCATCCGGCAGACCGCGATAATCTGCAGGCCGGAAGTGCATCTGAAACGCGGCGATCACCTTCTGCGCCTCACGCGCGTTCATCCCGGTGGAAGCCGGATAGCCATAGCGTTGCAGGCGCGCCAGTACGGATTCGGCAGGCACTGCGGCATGCGGATCCTGCCCGGCCAGATAAAAGGCGACCCGGCTGGCGTCGGGCCAGGCACCGATGCCGTGCTGCGCCAGCTGCTGCCAGGGAAACTGCGGCCCCGGATCCTGCTTGCGCTGCGGCGCAATATCACTGTGACCGACAATGTTTTCTGCGGCGATGCCGTAGCGCTGCGTGATGTCGCGCAGCAGCGCCTCCAGCGCGGCGATCTGCGCGGCGGTAAACGGCTGCCATTCGAGGCCGGTCAGGGTGCGGCGATAGCCCCGGTTGACCAGCTCAATGCCAATCGAGGTGTCATTAATGCGGGTGGCCCCGCGCCAGAAGCTGGGACCGGCATGCCACGCGAGCTGCTGCTCCGGCACCAGCTGCCAGACGATCCCCTTTCCGGCACGCTGCGGCGGCTGACGCGGGATCAGATAGTGAGCGCTGACCTCACGATCGGTGAGGGTCGCCAGCGATGAGGAGAAATCCTCGGCGGTGTAGTGAACCACAATCACTTTCACCCGCGGCCGCGCCCCCTGGGCCGGATGACGCTGATCGGCCCAGTAGCCCTCACGGGGCTCGATTCCGGCGTGGCAGCCCGCCAGCAGCAGCGCCAGCATCAGCAGCAGACCACGTTTCAACGGATAATGACCGCCGTTCCGGTAACGCTGACCATCAGCATGCTGCTCTCTTTGCCGACCGTTTCGTAGTCGATATCGATACCGACCACCGCGTTCGCGCCCAGCGATTTTGCCTGTTGCTCCAGCTCCTCAAAGGCGATCTCCCGCGCTTTGCGCAGCTCTTTCTCATAGGCGCCGGAACGGCCACCGACCACGTCGCGGATGCCCGCAAAGAAATCACGGAAGATGTTGGCACCCAGAATCGCTTCACCGGTGACCACACCGCAATATTCGCTGATGCTGTGACCTTCCAGCGTAGGGGTTGTTGAAAATTTCATCCTATTCTCCTCGTTGAAAACCGGACCAGGGCTCTTTCGACTAAAAAGCACGACTATACTCTATGCTAAAAAGGGCACCTTGCCAGAGAACCATAAGGAAATCGAGATGAGAAACAATGCGTTTGCGCTCCTGCTCCCAGCGGCGCTGCTGCTCAGCGCCTGTACCACCGTTGAGCCCGTGACAAAGGATAATGGCCCGCGTACCGCACCCTGCATCGAAGGCGGTCCTGACCAGGTCGCCCAGCAGTTTTACGATTTGCGTATCGCGCAGCCTGTCCAGGGGCTGCCCGACAGCAACACCCTGGCAAAATATCGTCCTTATCTGAGTGATGCGCTTTACCATTCGCTGCAGACAGCCAGCAGCAGCACCGCAGACGCACAGTGGCGCAACGGCGATCTCTTCTCCAGCCTCTCACAGGGCCCGACGGCGGCCAGCGTGGCCGACGCCTCCACGATTCCGAACCGCGACGCGCGCAATATTCCGCTGCGGGTCGATCTGAGCCGCGGCGATAAAAAGTGGCAGGATGAGGTGCTGATGATCCATCAGGGCAGTTGCTGGGTCGTGGATGACGTGCGCTACATGGCTGATCCGGTTCACGCCACCGGCGGCAGCCTGAGCCAGATGCTTGAGCAGGCGAAAAAATAACCCCGGTCGTCATCCGGCAGAGAAGCGCAGTCGCCGCCCGGCACTGCGCTTTTTTTATGTCTGCTGTTCACCGGTGGCCCCGTCACGGCACCAGACGGCGCACGATATTGTGCTAAACTTTAGGTGTTTAGGGCTGTTTTACAAATTTTAACCCACCTTATTTGCATAACTATTCTGGTGACGTTAAAATCCGCGACACTAATAGCTATTCAAATCTGGCGCATGAGTATTCAACTAAACGCAATAAACTGCTTCTACGGTGCTCATCAGGCGCTGTTCGACATCAACCTTGAATGTCCGCAAGGCGAAACCCTTGTGCTGCTGGGTCCCAGCGGTGCCGGGAAAAGCTCCCTGTTGCGGGTACTTAACCTGCTGGAGCAGCCCCGTTCAGGTCAGTTGCAGATTGCCGGCAATCAGTTTGATTTCAGCCAGAAACCCGCTGATGCCGCGATCCGCGAACTGCGGCAGAACGTCGGCATGGTGTTTCAGCAATACAATCTCTGGCCGCACCTCACCGTGCTGCAGAACCTGATTGAGGCGCCCTGCCGGGTCTTAGGCCTGAGCAAAGGTGAAGCGCGCGCCCGCGCCGACAAGCTGCTCGATCGTCTGCGCCTGACGCCTTACAGCGATCGTTATCCGCTGCACCTCTCGGGTGGTCAGCAGCAGCGTGTGGCAATTGCCCGCGCGCTGATGATGGAGCCGCAGGTGCTGCTGTTCGATGAGCCAACCGCCGCGCTGGACCCTGAAATTACCGCACAGATTGTCAGTATCATTCGCGAGCTGGCCCAGACCCGTATTACCCAGGTGATTGTGACCCATGAGGTGGAAGTGGCCCGTAAAACGGCCAGCCGCGT from Pantoea deleyi includes:
- the ltaE gene encoding low-specificity L-threonine aldolase produces the protein MIDLRSDTVTRPSAAMLSAMMSAETGDDVYRDDPTVNALEAEAARLSGKAAALFFPTGTQANLVALLSHCERGDEYIVGQQAHNYKYEAGGAAVLGSIQPQPVLAAEDGTLPLDVVAAAIKPDDIHFARTRLLSLENTHHGRVLPLDYLEQAWAFTRQHQLALHIDGARIFNAVVAQQTTLAAIARYCDSLTICLSKGLGTPVGSLLCGDTALIARARRWRKMTGGGMRQAGILAAAGLYALEHNVARLQEDHDNAAWLGAQLQALGVSIIDQQTNMLFVAVPEDQVTALGEWMKAHGVLISVGPRTRLVTHLDADRAALAQVVAHWKAFLQQR
- a CDS encoding N-acetylmuramoyl-L-alanine amidase, whose protein sequence is MKRGLLLMLALLLAGCHAGIEPREGYWADQRHPAQGARPRVKVIVVHYTAEDFSSSLATLTDREVSAHYLIPRQPPQRAGKGIVWQLVPEQQLAWHAGPSFWRGATRINDTSIGIELVNRGYRRTLTGLEWQPFTAAQIAALEALLRDITQRYGIAAENIVGHSDIAPQRKQDPGPQFPWQQLAQHGIGAWPDASRVAFYLAGQDPHAAVPAESVLARLQRYGYPASTGMNAREAQKVIAAFQMHFRPADYRGLPDAETAAIAAALLEKYGAAE
- the artP gene encoding arginine ABC transporter ATP-binding protein ArtP; the protein is MSIQLNAINCFYGAHQALFDINLECPQGETLVLLGPSGAGKSSLLRVLNLLEQPRSGQLQIAGNQFDFSQKPADAAIRELRQNVGMVFQQYNLWPHLTVLQNLIEAPCRVLGLSKGEARARADKLLDRLRLTPYSDRYPLHLSGGQQQRVAIARALMMEPQVLLFDEPTAALDPEITAQIVSIIRELAQTRITQVIVTHEVEVARKTASRVVYMENGHIVEQGDASRFTQPQTEAFAHYLSH
- a CDS encoding heavy metal-binding domain-containing protein, which produces MKFSTTPTLEGHSISEYCGVVTGEAILGANIFRDFFAGIRDVVGGRSGAYEKELRKAREIAFEELEQQAKSLGANAVVGIDIDYETVGKESSMLMVSVTGTAVIIR
- a CDS encoding lipoprotein, with product MRNNAFALLLPAALLLSACTTVEPVTKDNGPRTAPCIEGGPDQVAQQFYDLRIAQPVQGLPDSNTLAKYRPYLSDALYHSLQTASSSTADAQWRNGDLFSSLSQGPTAASVADASTIPNRDARNIPLRVDLSRGDKKWQDEVLMIHQGSCWVVDDVRYMADPVHATGGSLSQMLEQAKK